A stretch of DNA from Triticum dicoccoides isolate Atlit2015 ecotype Zavitan chromosome 2A, WEW_v2.0, whole genome shotgun sequence:
CTATTTTAAATTTTAACTTCCATGGAATTTAATGTCCACATACCACAAGATGGCATGTATGATTATGGGATTTTATATATTCAATTATTTACCAATACTTTTACAAGATTTTCAAAATCGGCAAATGATGACGACTGAAAATTTCTATGTGAAATCCTTGTGACAAGACCTGATAATAAAAAAATGAGACTTTCCCTACAAAAATCAGAACACAGTTGTATTGGACACACCCGTTAAACAAATTGAACAAACCTGTTCACTCTCAGTCTCTCCACCGCCCCCGCGAGGTACGCCCAATTCTCCATGCCATTCCCCATTCCCCTGCTCCCCAGCTCTCCCTTCCCACCTAGGCCACCCCTCCCCTTCGTCCCCAGAGGCGGCGCGAGGTACGCACGCCCCTTCTCGTTGATCCGGTCCCCGAAGTCCCCGAGGAGGCACTCGAGCTCGGCATGGTCGTGAGCGACCCAGCGCAAGAGGCCGTCCGAGTTACGGTGGTGCAGGATTCATCTCATCCGCATCCGCGGCCGTGGCCATCCCGCACTGGCGTTGCCTGGGCACGGAGCAGGCCCCGACGCCTCACCAACTAGAGTGGTCCGGGCACTTTGCTTTCACCGGCGAGCTGCCCGTGCCTGCCCCCAGATGCCCGTTGGCCCTTGGAGGGGGAAGAGTCGAACAAGCAAGCGCTGGTAGGGGAGGAGACGAAGAGGAGGCAGAATGGGGATCTGGCGGTGGGGATCACCGCATGCATCGCGCTCATCATCTACCGTTCCGTTTTGATTCTTGTTCGGTATACCAGCAGCTATCGGATTCCTTAGTTTGGGTACAACCGACGTGTGTATATAAAGAAGGCAAGGCGTGCATCCTATGTCCAAATCTTCAAAAATGCTAAACATACAGATCTTTACATGAGTTTTACAGGGACCTTCACTCTAATTCGCTCCCTCCCCCctgcctgattttcaggtgggtggGGCCCCTTCCTCACCTTAATCCAATGATTAGTTGACAGCTTCACACCTGTCCGTAAAGCCCTGTAAAGAGCCTGTCGATGTAGCATTACTGCCAAATCTCACACATCCGAGGCCAACGACGACCCTGAGTTTGATCGTGAGTTGTCACCCTTGATTCTCCACCTTTGTCTCTCCGGGTTCCCTTGATTCGACATGTCTAGCAGCTCGGCCTCGTCGGCTAACTACGATGAGTACCCAGTGAAGATATCCTCGTCAAGATCCCTGGCgaacaccgtcgccgtggcgcacaACTTCGAGATCACCAGTTACTCGCTGCTCGACGGCTTTCATCCTGGCGACTACATTTGCTCGAGAAGGTTCAGCGCCGGTGGTTACGACTGGTGTATCAGGTTCTACCCTGACAGACAGACGGAGGAGGATGCTTTCTACACCTCGGCCTTCTTGTGTCTATGCAGAGGAGAACCATGGCCTGGTGTGAGAGCCAAGTACACTTTGAGTTTATTGGATAGAGACGGGAATGCGACCATACGAAGAAGCGCCTTAAGACATATCATTGCGTCCTCGGGTTGTTATTATGGCTATAGTAGGTTCTTCTCCAAGAAGCACATCGACGATGACTGCTTCGCAATCAGGTGCGTCTTGACCGTCATCACACAACACACGGAGGACCAGAGCGTGGTCGTCATCCCCCGATCGGACCTCCACGACCACCTGGTAGACATGCTGGAGGGCCGGGAAGGCACGAACGTGACATTCAACGTGGGCGACCAGTTATTCCACGCTCATAGGTGCATGCTGGCTGCACGATCGTCGGTGTTCAAGGCGGAGCTCTTCACTGGAATGGAGGAGAACACTACTCGACACATCAAGGTCGACGATATGGAGCCTGCCATCTTCCAGGCCCTCCTCCACTTCATCTACACCGATACCTTCCCACATAACAGTGGTATAGACAAGAATGTGCCACTGGAACACTTGTTCGTTGCCGCGGATTGGTATGGCCTGGATAGGCTTGCGACAATGTGTGAACAAAGGCTATGCAACAGCATCGATGTGCACACATTTGCCACCACACTTGCCTTAGCGGAGCAGCACCAATGCGTGCAACTCAAGCAAGCATGCCTTAGATTCATGTCCTCTCATGATGTACTCAGTGACATCCAGGAGACCGATGGATTCAAGCATCTCATATCCAGCTGCCCTTCGGTTGTAGGGGGCATCATAAACAACATCGCCGTGTGGTAGGGCTGCCAAAAGCGCTCGAGTCGAAGCCACTCACAGCGATTCGTCTTCTAGCTACACCGGAGATTGACTCCAAAATAAATTAGTAGAACATGAGTCTATTTAATTTGTAGCTCAGGTTGAAAATGAGGCGAGTTTGCACCAATGTTAGCTCTCGCTTGATTTTGGTCGACATAGCATAGTTGAAGTAGCGGAACATATAAGACCTATGCTTTGCAATATACTGATTTTTCCTTTGAAAATTGCAATATATTGATGCAACTATCATTTCCATAATTTTATTGTATCAAGCTTATATATTTCTAGAACACACACCCTATTCTGTTTACATAAAttatattccctccgttcctaaatgtaaatcTTTTAAGCGAtttcactatagactacatacgaagcaaaataagtgaacCTATATTCTAAAAGGCGTCTATATACATTCGAATGTAGTCTCTATATAGTGGAATCTATAAAAGgatttatatttaggaatgaagggagaacTTGAGCATGAGTAGGTCAAGCCATTTTCGAAAGTGAACATGCTATTTTTTATTGGCCCAAAATCCACTCAAAACTATTACGGTTAAATGCAAGCCAACTCTAAAGCCCGATCTCTTATTCGAGTCAAACAGAGCTTACTTGTTTGATAACACCAGCTTAGCCTAGATCACCCGGACTTGACCGTTTTGCACCCCGAAGCCCTAACTAGGTGTACACGTGACACCGGAAGCCCGAAGGCAGCACGTACGTACGTACATAAGAAAGTGANNNNNNNNNNtaatggtttttgacacaca
This window harbors:
- the LOC119358182 gene encoding BTB/POZ and MATH domain-containing protein 3-like, whose protein sequence is MGNTIGSASSSVKQDVPETWSTSFTEGDTAAHNFEVTGFSLLDGMGAGNFVSSSTFFVGGCEWDITFYPDGWKAGGGAHASAYLRLCNGELGLQTNYTLSLLGKDGQVFVQRSIEHTFQSAGIFWGFEHFVQNSKMEQFFSKKHIDDDCFAIRCVLTVITQHTEDQSVVVIPRSDLHDHLVDMLEGREGTNVTFNVGDQLFHAHRCMLAARSSVFKAELFTGMEENTTRHIKVDDMEPAIFQALLHFIYTDTFPHNSGIDKNVPLEHLFVAADWYGLDRLATMCEQRLCNSIDVHTFATTLALAEQHQCVQLKQACLRFMSSHDVLSDIQETDGFKHLISSCPSVVGGIINNIAVW